From Cricetulus griseus strain 17A/GY chromosome 1 unlocalized genomic scaffold, alternate assembly CriGri-PICRH-1.0 chr1_0, whole genome shotgun sequence, a single genomic window includes:
- the Atp6v1fnb gene encoding protein ATP6V1FNB isoform X2, translating into MRSRSRTWGGSSQPGSASATLPSPHRPRRGPGTHPEPLPLAVPQPPLPGRAVQLQQALQSLLLSARQRLLPAPGLGPRGPRGFGVPRASLLPGSTLEPRWGLLRPKGRYRGRGRSPRPFPGGHHPWQLGATTRGSWYPRLHMLGGRFSWGPAKVPGTALRVALFPAPHCRSSLSFPADF; encoded by the coding sequence ATGCGGAGTCGTTCCAGGACCTGGGGAGGCAGCAGTCAGCCGGGCTCTGCCTCGGCGACCCTCCCGTCACCTCACCGCCCCAGGCGGGGCCCCGGGACGCACCCGGAGCCGCTGCCGCTCGCGGTCCCGCAGCCGCCGCTCCCTGGCCGCGCGGTGCAGCTCCAGCAGGCGCTGCAGAGCCTCCTGCTCAGCGCCCGCCAGCGCCTCCTCCCTGCTCCGGGGCTCGGGCCACGCGGCCCTCGAGGATTTGGGGTCCCCAGGGCCTCTCTGCTCCCAGGGAGCACCCTGGAGCCCCGGTGGGGGCTCCTGCGCCCCAAAGGCCGGTATCGCGGCAGGGGAAGGAGCCCACGCCCCTTCCCGGGTGGCCACCACCCGTGGCAGCTGGGGGCTACCACCCGGGGGTCCTGGTATCCGCGTTTGCACATGCTGGGGGGTCGGTTTTCCTGGGGACCTGCAAAAGTCCCTGGAACAGCCCTCAGGGTGGCCCTCTTCCCGGCGCCACACTGTCGCTCCTCCCTGAGCTTCCCCGCAGACTTCTGA
- the Atp6v1fnb gene encoding protein ATP6V1FNB isoform X1 produces MARQLNMDTLRQNFWKEEYLKEMKLRYEWHRKYGTLLKAKQKAKAAARLPLKLPTLMPKAPVSPQPASKAAPSKAPSPVPETPFQSEMYPVPPATRALLYEGISHDLQGRYQYLNTRKLDLPEKRYLFPITTNFTYGWQLGPATKQPILSCKMCRIETFFRKNGAFAFLDPRDLAL; encoded by the exons ATGGCGAGGCAGCTTAACATGGACACCCTGCGGCAAAACTTCTGGAAGGAGGAGTACCTCAAAGAGATGAAGTTGCGCTATGAATGGCACCGCAAGTATGGAACTCTGTTGAAGGCCAAGCAGAAGGCTAAGGCTGCAGCCCGCCTGCCCCTCAAACTGCCCACCCTGATGCCTAAGGCCCCGGTCTCACCACAACCTGCCTCCAAAGCTGCCCCTTCTAAGGCCCCCAGCCCTGTCCCAGAGACTCCTTTTCAGTCAGAAATGTACCCAGTACCACCCGCCACCAGAGCCCTGCTGTATGAAGGAATCTCCCATGACTTGCAGGGGCGCTACCAGTATCTCAACACCCGAAAACTGGACCTGCCAGAGAAGCGCTACCTGTTCCCCATCACCACCAACTTTACATATGGCTGGCAGCTGG GCCCTGCTACAAAGCAACCAATACTCTCCTGCAAGATGTGCCGCATCGAGACTTTCTTCCGTAAGAATGGGGCCTTTGCATTCCTGGATCCCCGGGACCTGGCCCTCTGA
- the Atp6v1f gene encoding V-type proton ATPase subunit F, which produces MAGRGKLIAVIGDEDTVTGFLLGGIGELNKNRHPNFLVVEKDTTVNEIEDTFRQFLNRDDIGIILINQYIAEMVRHALDAHQRSIPAVLEIPSKEHPYDAAKDSILRRAKGMFTAEDLR; this is translated from the exons ATGGCGGGCCGGGGTAAACTGATCGCGGTGATTGGAGACGAGGACACGGTGACGGGTTTCCTCCTGGGCGGCATAGGGGAGCTTAACAAGAACCGCCACCCTAATTTCCTGGTAGTAGAGAAGGATACCACCGTCAATGAGATCGAAGACACTTTCAG GCAGTTTCTGAACAGGGATGACATTGGCATCATTCTCATCAACCAGTACATTGCAGAGATGGTCCGGCATGCCCTTGACGCCCACCAGCGGTCCATCCCGGCTGTCCTGGAGATCCCATCCAAGGAGCATCCATACGATGCGGCCAAGGACTCCATCCTGCGCAGGGCCAAGGGCATGTTCACCGCCGAAGACCTGCGCTAG